From the genome of Scytonema hofmannii PCC 7110, one region includes:
- a CDS encoding type II toxin-antitoxin system VapC family toxin produces MTVVRVLDTDHLSLFQREHPTVTRRLNQINFVNTAITVVTLEEQMKGWLNVINKYNDRPSQSEKLILAYKGLRDGVEYLNKLKILDFDLPAYNSYQELVRQRIRIGTRDLRIAAITLSIKGILVTRNTKDFAKVPNLQIEDWTIP; encoded by the coding sequence GTGACAGTTGTTCGGGTGCTTGATACTGACCATTTATCACTTTTTCAAAGAGAACATCCAACTGTTACACGGCGTCTCAACCAAATTAATTTTGTAAATACAGCTATAACAGTTGTGACATTGGAAGAACAAATGAAAGGATGGCTGAATGTAATTAATAAGTATAACGATCGACCTTCCCAATCTGAAAAACTGATACTGGCTTACAAGGGATTAAGAGATGGTGTCGAATATCTTAACAAACTCAAAATACTTGACTTTGACTTGCCTGCTTACAATTCTTATCAAGAATTAGTTCGTCAGAGAATTCGTATAGGTACGAGAGACTTACGTATTGCTGCTATTACTCTGTCTATAAAAGGTATTTTAGTTACACGTAATACTAAAGATTTTGCAAAAGTTCCTAATTTACAAATAGAAGATTGGACAATACCTTAA
- a CDS encoding type II toxin-antitoxin system HicB family antitoxin, giving the protein MIGFSPSTSSERDTSKLTYSVLVESEHDGRFSAVVLGLSDCKSSGKTENEALENLQQLLQKRLQNSRIVTLEIDSPKNDNPWFNVAGMYKDNPLFDEVLADIEAEHHKLDVEIEEYYKQIDAEDEIK; this is encoded by the coding sequence ATGATCGGTTTTAGTCCTTCAACGAGTTCTGAGAGAGATACGTCTAAGCTAACCTATAGTGTACTGGTTGAAAGTGAGCATGATGGTAGATTTAGTGCAGTGGTACTAGGCTTATCCGACTGTAAAAGCTCTGGTAAAACTGAAAATGAAGCGTTGGAGAACCTACAGCAGCTTTTGCAGAAACGTTTACAAAATTCAAGAATTGTTACTTTAGAAATTGATTCACCCAAAAATGATAATCCTTGGTTCAATGTGGCTGGAATGTACAAAGATAATCCACTCTTTGATGAGGTTTTGGCTGATATAGAAGCAGAACACCATAAACTTGATGTAGAAATCGAGGAGTACTATAAGCAAATCGATGCAGAGGATGAGATAAAGTGA
- a CDS encoding DUF6760 family protein, with protein MTGLTDLPYDRLLLNRCSSTTTRLLTFQCGVSFIGGVIGYPLEQLHEEVACIAYHFHWSLEDILNLEHDNRRHWVTEIAKIKQ; from the coding sequence TTGACTGGGCTGACTGACTTACCTTACGATCGCCTGTTACTGAATCGGTGTTCTAGTACTACAACGAGACTTCTTACATTTCAGTGTGGAGTTAGTTTTATCGGGGGAGTCATAGGCTACCCCTTAGAGCAATTACACGAGGAGGTAGCCTGTATCGCTTATCACTTCCATTGGTCTTTAGAAGACATTCTTAACTTAGAACACGATAACCGTCGCCATTGGGTAACAGAAATAGCTAAAATCAAGCAGTAG
- a CDS encoding phosphoserine transaminase produces the protein MSEHLSLPTIKPNISHFSSGPCAKRPGWSVEKLANACVGRSHRSTDGKAKLAEVIERSKKILGVPSDYRLGIVPASDTGAVEMAMWSLLGKLPLDILAWESFGQEWVKDVVDELKLPDARIMKAPYGSLPDLHQVDFSHDVVFLWNGTTSGVRSPNGDWIQDDRQGLTICDATSAVFAMDIPWEKLDVVTYSWQKVLGGEAQHGVIVLSPRAVERLESYDPGRPIPKIFRLTQKGKLIEGVFKGDTINTPSMLCVEDALDGLIWAESIGGLPGLIRRSEANLAAIARWVEKSTWAAFLAENPETRSCTSICLQIKDSWFATLSSEKQAEFAKKLAKVLEQKEVAYDIASYRSAPPGIRIWGGATVETSDIEALLPWLDWAFATVKADFEKAGA, from the coding sequence ATGTCAGAGCATCTCTCTCTCCCAACTATTAAACCCAACATTTCTCATTTTTCCTCCGGTCCTTGTGCAAAACGCCCTGGTTGGTCGGTGGAAAAACTAGCCAATGCTTGTGTGGGTCGTTCTCACCGTTCTACAGATGGTAAAGCCAAGTTAGCAGAAGTGATTGAACGCTCCAAGAAAATTCTTGGTGTTCCCTCAGACTATCGTTTGGGTATTGTTCCTGCTTCCGATACAGGCGCAGTGGAAATGGCAATGTGGTCGTTGCTAGGAAAACTTCCCCTAGATATATTGGCATGGGAAAGTTTTGGTCAGGAATGGGTGAAAGATGTGGTAGATGAGCTAAAGTTGCCTGATGCTCGCATCATGAAGGCACCTTATGGTAGTTTACCCGATTTACACCAAGTTGATTTTAGTCATGATGTTGTGTTTTTGTGGAACGGAACAACATCTGGTGTGAGGTCACCTAATGGTGATTGGATACAAGACGATCGCCAAGGTCTGACTATTTGTGATGCGACTTCTGCGGTATTTGCAATGGATATCCCTTGGGAAAAGCTGGATGTCGTGACCTATTCTTGGCAAAAGGTCTTGGGTGGAGAAGCACAGCACGGAGTGATTGTGCTGTCACCACGCGCAGTCGAACGTTTGGAAAGCTATGACCCAGGTAGACCCATACCAAAGATTTTCCGTCTCACTCAAAAAGGCAAGTTGATTGAAGGTGTATTTAAAGGAGACACTATCAATACGCCATCAATGCTGTGCGTGGAAGATGCACTTGATGGTTTAATCTGGGCAGAAAGTATTGGTGGGCTTCCAGGTCTGATTCGCCGCAGTGAAGCCAATCTAGCAGCGATCGCCCGTTGGGTTGAGAAAAGCACTTGGGCTGCATTCCTAGCAGAGAATCCTGAAACTCGCTCCTGTACTTCTATTTGCCTGCAAATTAAGGATTCTTGGTTTGCAACTTTAAGCTCAGAGAAGCAAGCAGAATTTGCCAAAAAACTGGCTAAAGTTCTGGAACAAAAAGAGGTTGCTTACGATATTGCATCCTATCGTTCTGCTCCTCCAGGAATCAGAATTTGGGGCGGTGCAACGGTAGAAACTTCGGATATCGAAGCCTTGTTACCTTGGTTGGATTGGGCTTTTGCTACGGTTAAAGCTGATTTCGAGAAAGCAGGAGCATAA
- a CDS encoding glycosyltransferase family 4 protein, with protein MHSTEKRTKLLQIFSSTQRAGVEEYALTIASAAVKEGWDVSVAFPKREMTASLVQNFQEKGVSYHPLEIAETDTSTLKTIRTYLPSLMRTVRLLLITKPDVVHISLPWPENCLGSIVACGLLKIPTAVVFQLCPFLVPMNQNRLKIYDWARARNQQWIAVSENNRSIICKLFQMPSHEVICIYNGAKVTPTVNQDSNEDIALLRRQVRQELQVPENSQIALTVARLNAQKGHEDLIPTIPDLTKDFPDLRFVWIGDGQLREQLLNKVREYCVEDKVFFLGYRSRTEVIKFLKSANIFVFPTRYEGQPFALCEAMAYGLPIVTTDASGIPEIVQDKMHGLLCRKEDSRGLLEAISWALRHPTDMQEMAHKAQQRIQEFSEERMVTETLNILHKLCQF; from the coding sequence ATGCATTCTACCGAAAAAAGAACCAAGCTGTTGCAAATATTTTCCTCCACTCAACGTGCTGGTGTTGAGGAATATGCTTTAACGATTGCATCAGCAGCAGTAAAAGAGGGTTGGGATGTTTCTGTGGCGTTTCCAAAAAGAGAAATGACCGCATCCCTAGTTCAAAATTTTCAGGAAAAGGGTGTAAGCTATCATCCCTTAGAGATAGCAGAGACAGATACCTCAACACTCAAGACAATAAGAACATACTTACCTTCCCTAATGCGTACAGTTCGTTTACTTCTGATAACGAAACCAGATGTGGTACATATAAGTCTTCCCTGGCCCGAAAACTGCTTAGGTAGCATAGTTGCATGTGGGCTATTAAAAATACCAACAGCAGTTGTGTTTCAGTTATGCCCTTTTCTGGTTCCAATGAATCAGAATCGTTTAAAAATCTATGATTGGGCAAGAGCTAGGAATCAGCAATGGATTGCTGTTTCAGAAAATAACCGAAGTATTATTTGTAAATTATTTCAGATGCCAAGCCATGAAGTTATTTGTATTTACAATGGTGCGAAAGTGACACCGACTGTCAATCAAGATAGTAATGAAGATATTGCCCTATTACGCCGTCAAGTGCGTCAAGAACTTCAAGTGCCTGAAAATAGTCAAATTGCACTAACAGTTGCTCGTCTAAATGCTCAGAAAGGACATGAAGACCTAATTCCAACCATTCCTGACTTGACTAAAGATTTCCCCGATTTGAGGTTTGTATGGATTGGAGACGGTCAACTAAGAGAACAATTACTCAATAAGGTTCGGGAGTATTGTGTAGAAGATAAAGTTTTCTTTCTTGGTTATAGAAGCAGAACTGAGGTTATAAAATTCCTCAAATCTGCTAATATTTTTGTTTTTCCTACCCGCTATGAAGGCCAGCCATTTGCACTTTGTGAAGCAATGGCATATGGGTTACCAATTGTTACCACCGATGCTAGTGGAATTCCTGAGATAGTTCAGGATAAAATGCACGGCTTACTATGCCGTAAAGAAGATAGTCGTGGATTGTTAGAAGCTATAAGTTGGGCACTTAGACATCCTACAGATATGCAGGAGATGGCTCACAAAGCGCAACAACGAATTCAGGAGTTTTCTGAAGAAAGAATGGTCACAGAGACTTTAAATATACTACACAAATTGTGTCAGTTCTAA
- a CDS encoding SDR family oxidoreductase → MKPLCIIVGFGAGVGMGIADAFGKAGFQLGLIARNPSKYTDALQSLTDIGIEVSIAAADVSNESSLTDAIAKLQQEHGLAEVLVYNVVSPTFGKPTTLTTTQLAQDFSVNVVGALVAVKAVLPAMRSKGQGSLLFTGGGWAHYPWDEASSISIGKAGLRSLALTLAQELADTGIRVGMVSIMGQVAPDTPFDPNKIGEAFLELYRQPTDKFQSEMLFQGAS, encoded by the coding sequence ATGAAACCACTTTGCATCATTGTTGGATTTGGAGCCGGAGTAGGGATGGGTATTGCTGACGCATTCGGCAAAGCTGGTTTTCAGCTAGGGCTAATTGCTCGCAATCCCTCTAAATACACCGATGCACTCCAGTCATTAACCGATATAGGCATTGAAGTGTCTATTGCAGCCGCCGATGTGAGCAATGAGTCATCGTTGACTGATGCGATCGCCAAGCTCCAACAAGAGCATGGCCTAGCAGAAGTCCTCGTTTACAATGTGGTGTCTCCGACTTTTGGTAAACCGACCACATTAACTACGACCCAACTTGCCCAAGATTTTAGTGTGAATGTTGTCGGGGCACTGGTGGCCGTGAAAGCCGTTTTACCAGCGATGCGATCTAAAGGGCAAGGAAGCCTGCTTTTTACAGGGGGTGGCTGGGCGCATTATCCTTGGGACGAAGCATCATCCATTAGTATTGGCAAGGCAGGATTGCGAAGCCTTGCCCTCACGCTTGCTCAGGAATTAGCTGACACAGGTATTCGGGTTGGCATGGTCAGTATTATGGGTCAAGTTGCTCCGGACACTCCTTTCGATCCCAATAAAATTGGAGAAGCGTTTTTGGAACTATATCGTCAGCCGACAGATAAATTTCAGTCAGAAATGTTGTTTCAAGGGGCAAGCTAA
- a CDS encoding pentapeptide repeat-containing protein translates to MVSHKLLALISSGVQAWNEWREKNPEIKPDLSNIEFSTILDGINFSHANLKGVKIYEAELRNANFNNADLSGVDFSIADLSGANLSHANLSDGLFLASVEFSGANLSGANLARADFGVCVIDCGLLFRGSLSGVNLSHANLHHASLRFADLNDANLHGANLSGADLCAADLKGANLFGADLSYADLRGADFSNANLTHANLSHAKLVGSPDFEKLGIYDLSYLNERRVNFSKANFLGACLHPTGLEFILSSSVN, encoded by the coding sequence ATGGTAAGTCATAAATTGTTGGCTTTGATTTCGTCCGGTGTCCAAGCTTGGAATGAATGGAGGGAAAAAAATCCTGAAATTAAACCAGACTTAAGTAATATTGAATTTTCGACTATCTTAGATGGTATAAACTTCAGTCATGCAAATCTTAAAGGAGTCAAAATTTACGAAGCCGAACTGCGAAACGCGAATTTTAACAACGCAGACTTAAGTGGTGTTGATTTTAGCATTGCAGACTTAAGTGGAGCCAATCTGAGCCATGCTAACCTTAGTGATGGGCTGTTTTTGGCGTCAGTGGAGTTTAGTGGAGCTAATTTGAGTGGAGCAAACCTCGCAAGAGCAGACTTTGGGGTATGTGTTATTGATTGCGGTCTTTTGTTTCGAGGGAGTTTAAGTGGAGTCAACCTCAGTCATGCAAATCTCCATCACGCCAGTTTGCGCTTTGCAGATCTTAACGACGCAAACCTTCATGGAGCTAATCTCTCTGGGGCGGATCTTTGTGCCGCCGATTTGAAGGGAGCCAATCTTTTTGGAGCCGACCTCAGCTATGCTGATTTGAGAGGAGCCGATTTCAGCAATGCCAATCTTACACACGCAAACCTCAGTCATGCAAAATTGGTCGGTTCACCTGATTTTGAAAAATTAGGAATCTATGACCTGAGTTATTTGAATGAAAGAAGAGTGAACTTTAGCAAAGCCAACTTTCTTGGGGCTTGTTTACATCCAACAGGTCTCGAATTCATCTTGTCCAGCTCCGTAAATTAA
- a CDS encoding DUF3082 domain-containing protein: MADQKIAQQTDSQAQVSATPLRCIIGALISGVLTYGLYSLMVAIATTYANKPIASNSQLAANIASAVRTLVIGVTALGSGVFGMVTIGLLALAVQLVVQKQTEKQN, translated from the coding sequence ATGGCAGACCAAAAGATCGCGCAACAAACAGACTCTCAAGCGCAAGTATCGGCAACACCTTTACGCTGCATAATAGGAGCCTTGATTTCAGGGGTATTAACCTATGGATTGTACTCTCTAATGGTTGCCATAGCTACAACCTATGCCAATAAACCCATTGCATCAAACAGCCAATTAGCGGCCAATATTGCTTCTGCTGTCCGGACTTTGGTTATAGGTGTAACTGCTTTAGGGAGTGGAGTCTTTGGCATGGTAACAATAGGATTGTTGGCGTTAGCAGTGCAACTGGTTGTGCAGAAACAAACAGAAAAACAAAACTAA
- the ispE gene encoding 4-(cytidine 5'-diphospho)-2-C-methyl-D-erythritol kinase, with amino-acid sequence MRSYTLIAPAKINLYLEIIGDRSDGYHELVMILQSIDLADEIHLQAGSIDAIRLRCNYPELPTDRGNLAYRAAELMTVKFPVAYAKYGGVDINIQKRIPIAAGLAGGSANAAAVLVGIDLLWNLGLTLTELEQLGSLLGSDIPFCVGGGTAIATGRGEQLSPLNALDNIYIVLGKYRSLEVSTAWAYKTYRQQFGETYLRDTESLAARAAAVHSGSMVKAIVNRDPKEIAEKLHNDLERVVLPEYPQVLQLRETFAAAGVLGTMMSGSGPTVFGICESQQQAEQVKTRVRETIPDKDLELFVTQTITHGVQLTVNR; translated from the coding sequence ATGCGTAGTTACACCTTAATAGCCCCTGCCAAAATCAACTTATATCTAGAAATTATTGGCGATCGCTCTGATGGGTATCACGAGTTAGTTATGATACTCCAGAGTATTGACCTTGCAGATGAAATTCATTTACAAGCAGGCAGTATTGATGCCATCCGCCTTCGCTGTAACTATCCAGAATTACCAACGGACAGAGGTAATTTAGCATACCGTGCTGCTGAATTAATGACAGTAAAATTTCCAGTAGCCTACGCAAAATATGGTGGTGTAGACATTAACATTCAAAAGCGGATCCCTATAGCCGCAGGGTTAGCAGGAGGTTCGGCAAATGCAGCAGCTGTATTGGTAGGAATAGATTTACTGTGGAACTTAGGTCTGACTCTCACAGAATTAGAGCAACTTGGATCTCTACTAGGTTCGGATATACCATTTTGTGTGGGGGGAGGGACTGCGATCGCAACAGGCAGAGGCGAGCAACTTTCGCCACTGAATGCTTTAGATAACATATATATAGTATTGGGGAAATACCGCAGCCTAGAAGTTTCTACCGCTTGGGCATACAAAACCTATCGACAGCAATTTGGGGAAACTTATCTCAGAGATACAGAAAGCTTGGCAGCCCGTGCGGCGGCAGTTCATTCCGGATCGATGGTAAAAGCTATAGTAAATAGAGATCCAAAAGAAATTGCCGAAAAGCTGCACAACGATTTAGAGCGTGTAGTGTTGCCAGAGTATCCGCAAGTCTTGCAACTACGAGAAACATTTGCAGCTGCTGGGGTTTTAGGAACAATGATGTCTGGTTCTGGTCCAACCGTGTTTGGGATTTGTGAATCTCAACAGCAGGCGGAACAAGTGAAAACTCGTGTTAGAGAAACTATTCCTGACAAGGATTTAGAATTATTCGTTACTCAAACCATTACACATGGAGTACAGTTAACAGTAAATCGTTAA